A single Phragmites australis chromosome 4, lpPhrAust1.1, whole genome shotgun sequence DNA region contains:
- the LOC133915409 gene encoding UDP-glucose 6-dehydrogenase 5-like — MVKICCIGAGYVGGPTMAVIALKCPDIEVVVVDISKPRIEAWNSDTLPIYEPGLDDVVKQCRGKNLFFSTDVEKHVAEADIIFVSVNTPTKTRGLGAGKAADLTYWESAARMIADVSKSDKIVVEKSTVPVKTAEAIEKILTHNSKGINYQILSNPEFLAEGTAIEDLFKPDRVLIGGRETPGGRKAVQALKDVYAHWVPEDRILTTNLWSAELSKLAANAFLAQRISSVNAISALCEATGANVSEVAYAVGKDTRIGPKFLNASVGFGGSCFQKDILNLVYICECNGLPEVANYWKQVIKINDYQKSRFVNRVVSSMFNTVSGKKIAVLGFAFKKDTGDTRETPAIDVCKGLLGDKAQISIYDPQVTEDQIQRDLAMNKFDWDHPMHLQPTSPTAVKQVSCVWDAYEATKGAHGLCILTEWDEFRTLDYQKIFDNMQKPAFVFDGRNIVDPEKLREIGFIVYSIGKPLDAWLKDMPAVA, encoded by the coding sequence ATGGTGAAGATCTGCTGCATCGGTGCTGGCTATGTCGGTGGCCCGACAATGGCCGTCATTGCCCTCAAGTGCCCAGATATTGAGGTTGTCGTTGTTGACATCTCCAAGCCCCGCATTGAGGCCTGGAACAGCGACACGCTCCCGATCTACGAGCCAGGTCTCGATGATGTCGTGAAGCAGTGCAGGGGCAAGAACCTCTTCTTCAGCACTGATGTTGAGAAGCACGTCGCTGAGGCTGACATCATCTTCGTCTCGGTGAACACCCCCACCAAGACCCGCGGGCTTGGAGCAGGCAAGGCTGCCGACCTCACCTACTGGGAGAGCGCTGCTCGCATGATCGCTGATGTCTCCAAGTCCGACAAGATCGTTGTTGAGAAGTCCACTGTCCCTGTCAAGACTGCAGAGGCTATTGAGAAGATCTTGACCCACAACAGCAAGGGCATCAACTACCAGATCCTCTCCAACCCGGAGTTCCTTGCGGAGGGCACGGCGATCGAGGACCTGTTCAAGCCTGACAGAGTGCTCATCGGTGGCCGGGAGACCCCTGGGGGCAGGAAGGCCGTTCAGGCTCTCAAGGATGTGTACGCTCACTGGGTTCCTGAGGACAGGATCCTCACCACCAACCTGTGGTCTGCTGAGCTCTCCAAGCTCGCCGCGAACGCGTTCTTGGCGCAGAGGATCTCCTCTGTGAACGCCATCTCCGCGCTCTGCGAGGCTACCGGTGCCAATGTGTCCGAGGTGGCTTATGCCGTGGGGAAGGACACCAGGATTGGCCCCAAGTTCCTAAACGCCAGCGTTGGCTTCGGTGGCTCCTGCTTCCAGAAGGACATCCTGAACCTGGTGTACATCTGCGAGTGCAACGGCCTCCCCGAGGTGGCCAACTACTGGAAGCAGGTGATAAAGATCAACGACTACCAGAAGAGCCGGTTCGTCAACCGCGTGGTGTCCTCCATGTTCAACACCGTCTCCGGCAAGAAGATTGCCGTCCTCGGCTTCGCCTTCAAGAAGGACACGGGCGACACCAGGGAGACCCCGGCCATCGATGTCTGCAAGGGCCTTCTGGGTGACAAGGCCCAGATCAGCATCTACGACCCCCAAGTGACCGAGGACCAGATCCAGCGGGACCTGGCCATGAACAAGTTCGACTGGGACCACCCCATGCACCTGCAGCCGACGAGCCCCACCGCCGTGAAGCAGGTGAGCTGCGTATGGGACGCGTACGAGGCCACCAAGGGCGCCCACGGCCTGTGCATCCTGACCGAGTGGGACGAGTTCAGGACCCTGGACTACCAGAAGATCTTCGACAACATGCAGAAGCCGGCCTTCGTCTTCGACGGCCGCAACATCGTCGACCCTGAGAAGCTGAGGGAGATCGGTTTCATCGTCTATTCCATCGGCAAGCCGCTTGACGCCTGGCTCAAGGACATGCCCGCCGTCGCTTAA
- the LOC133915407 gene encoding alpha-1,4 glucan phosphorylase L isozyme, chloroplastic/amyloplastic-like isoform X2, with amino-acid sequence MNVKQAYYLSMEFLQGRALTNAIGNLELTGEYAEALKQLGQNLEDVASQEPDAALGNGGLGRLASCFLDSLATLNYPAWGYGLRYKYGLFKQIITNDGQEEVAENWLEMGYPWEIVRHDVSYPVKFYGKVVEGTDGRKHWIGGENIKAVAHDVPIPGYKTRTTNNLRLWSTTVPSQDFDLEAFNAGDHTKAYEAHLNAEKICYVLYPGDESPEGKVLRLKQQYTLCSASLQDIIARFESRAGDSLCWDDFPSKVAVQMNDTHPTLCIPELMRILIDVKGLSWNEAWSITERTVAYTNHTVLPEALEKWSLDIMQRLLPRHVEIIETIDEELINNIVSRYGTADTSLLKKKLKEMRILDNVDLPASIAKLFVKPKEEKDSPAKSKQKLPVKSLDTIAEVEEKTELEEVEAEVLSETIEEMVESDDVEAEKEDSEDELDPFVKSDPKLPRVVQMANLCVVGGHSVNGVAEIHSEIVKQDVFNSFYEMWPSKFQNKTNGVTPRRWIRFCNPELSTIISKWIGSDDWVLNTNKLAELKKFADNEDLQSEWHATKKANKMKVVSLIREKTGYIVSPDAMFDVQVKRIHEYKRQLLNILGIVYRYKKMKELSAKERIKSFVPRVCIFGGKSFATYIQAKRIVKFITDVAATVNHDPDIGDLLKVVFVPDYNVSIAEMLIPATELSQHISTAGMEASGTSNMKFVMNGCILIGTLDGANVEIREEVGEDNFFLFGAQAHEIAGLRKERAQGKFVPDPRFEEVKEFVRSGIFGTCDYDELMGSLEGNEGYGCADYFLVGQDFPSYIECQEKVDEAYRDQKLWTRMSILNTAGSSKFSSDRTIHEYAKDIWDISPVILP; translated from the exons ATGAACGTAAAGCAAGCATATTACCTGTCCATGGAGTTTTTACAG GGAAGAGCACTCACAAATGCTATTGGCAACCTAGAGCTAACCGGAGAATATGCAGAAGCACTAAAACAACTTGGACAAAACCTAGAGGATGTTGCTAGCCAG GAACCAGATGCTGCCCTTGGCAATGGTGGTCTAGGCCGTCTGGCTTCTTGTTTTTTGGATTCTTTGGCAACCCTAAATTATCCAGCATGGGGATATGGACTTCGCTACAAATATGGCCTCTTTAAGCAGATCATAACAAACGATGGTCAGGAGGAGGTTGCTGAGAATTGGCTAGAG ATGGGATATCCTTGGGAGATTGTAAGACATGATGTCTCCTATCCTGTGAAATTCTATGGTAAAGTGGTTGAAGGCACTGATGGGAGGAAGCACTGGATTGGAGGAGAAAATATCAAGGCTGTGGCGCATGATGTCCCTATTCCCGGCTACAAGACTAGAACTACTAACAATCTTCGTCTTTGGTCAACAACAGTACCATCACAAGATTTCGACTTGGAAGCTTTTAATGCTGGAGATCATACCAAGGCATATGAAGCTCATCTCAATGCTGAAAAG ATATGCTACGTACTGTATCCAGGGGATGAATCACCAGAGGGTAAAGTTCTCCGCTTGAAGCAACAGTATACATTATGTTCAGCATCCCTACAGGATATTATTGCTCGTTTTGAGAGTAGAGCTGGTGATTCTCTCTGCTGGGATGACTTCCCCTCCAAAGTTGCAGTGCAGATGAATGACACTCATCCAACACTATGCATTCCCGAGTTAATGAGAATACTGATTGATGTTAAGGGGTTGAGCTGGAACGAGGCATGGAGTATTACAGAAAG AACCGTGGCATACACTAACCATACAGTGCTTCCTGAAGCTCTGGAGAAGTGGAGCTTGGATATAATGCAGAGACTTCTACCTCGACATGTTGAGATCATAGAAACAATTGATGAGGAG CTGATAAACAACATCGTCTCAAGATATGGAACCGCAGATACTTCACTATTAAAAAAGAAGCTGAAAGAAATGAGGATTTTAGACAATGTTGACCTTCCAGCTTCTATCGCCAAACTATTTGTTAAACCTAAAGAGGAAAAGGATTCTCCTGCTAAATCAAAGCAGAAATTACCTGTTAAATCTTTGGATACTATTGCTGAGGTTGAGGAGAAAACTGAGTTGGAAGAAGTGGAGGCAGAAGTTCTATCTGAGACGATAGAGGAAATGGTTGAATCTGATGATGTTGAAGCAGAAAAAGAGGATTCTGAGGACGAGTTAGATCCATTTGTAAAATCTGATCCCAAGTTACCAAGAGTTGTCCAAATGGCAAACCTCTGTGTTGTCGGTGGACATTCAGTAAATGGTGTAGCTGAAATTCACAGTGAAATTGTGAAACAGGACGTGTTCAACAGCTTTTACGAG ATGTGGCCAAGTAAGTTCCAGAATAAAACAAATGGAGTGACTCCCAGGCGTTGGATCCGGTTTTGTAATCCTGAATTAAGTACAATAATTTCAAAGTGGATAGGGTCTGATGATTGGGTTCTTAACACTAACAAACTTGCAGAACTGAAGAAG TTTGCTGATAACGAAGATCTGCAATCAGAGTGGCACGCTACGAAAAAGGCTAACAAGATGAAGGTCGTCTCTCTTATAAGGGAGAAGACAGGATATATTGTCAGTCCCGATGCAATGTTTGATGTGCAG GTGAAAAGGATACATGAATATAAACGGCAGTTGCTAAATATCCTTGGAATTGTCTACCGCTACAAGAAGATGAAAGAATTGAGTGCAAAAGAAAGAATAAAGAGCTTTGTTCCAAGGGTATGCATATTTGGTGGGAAATCATTTGCCACATATATACAGGCAAAACGGATTGTTAAGTTTATTACAGACGTTGCAGCTACTGTCAACCATGATCCAGATATTGGAGATTTGTTGAag GTTGTATTTGTTCCAGATTATAATGTTAGTATTGCCGAGATGCTCATTCCTGCCACTGAATTGTCTCAGCATATCAG TACTGCTGGAATGGAAGCTAGTGGGACCAGCAACATGAAGTTTGTAATGAATGGGTGCATTCTTATTGGAACTTTGGATGGCGCGAATGTGGAAATCAGAGAGGAGGTTGGAGAGGATAACTTTTTCCTTTTCGGTGCACAGGCACATGAAATTGCTGGTCTGCGGAAAGAGAGAGCTCAGGGAAAG TTTGTGCCTGACCCAAGATTTGAAGAGGTCAAGGAATTTGTCCGCAGTGGTATCTTTGGGACTTGCGACTATGATGAACTGATGGGTTCTTTGGAAGGAAATGAAGGTTATGGGTGTGCAGATTATTTTCTCGTTGGCCAGGATTTCCCCAGTTACATTGAATGCCAGGAAAAAGTTGATGAAGCATACCGAGATCAGAAA TTATGGACAAGGATGTCTATCCTCAACACAGCTGGCTCATCCAAGTTCAGCAGCGATCGGACAATCCATGAGTATGCCAAGGACATCTGGGATATCAGCCCTGTGATCCTGCCCTAG
- the LOC133915408 gene encoding probable WRKY transcription factor 57, with amino-acid sequence MRMADAAGDRPEGVGGWPFAGAGADADAFAEYSSVFAELGWPDGLAAGAGEVPVLDLPEAAPPAEVARPEEPAPARPGDAGASSSSSGGDGDGAARGNADRKPAAEAASMEPAAAKKGQKRARQPRFAFMTKSEIDNLEDGYRWRKYGQKAVKNSPFPRSYYRCTNSKCTVKKRVERSSDDPSVVITTYEGQHCHHTASYQLGGGGATVQIHSAAAVALAEQMPSFVPAQQPYNLPPLHPQSSPTSASTSLQHLNGSEELRRTSYSPRVSMARSPPSSSPSVPPAITVEKAGLLDDMVPHGVRHR; translated from the exons ATGCGCATGGCCGACGCCGCCGGAGACAGGCCGGAGGGGGTTGGCGGCTGGCCGTTCGCTGGCGCtggcgccgacgccgacgccttCGCGGAGTACTCGTCCGTCTTCGCGGAGCTCGGCTGGCCGGACGGCCTGGCCGCGGGCGCCGGGGAGGTGCCGGTGCTGGATCTGCCTGAGGCGGCACCGCCGGCAGAGGTGGCGCGGCCGGAGGAGCCGGCGCCCGCCAGGCCGGGGGACGCCGGTGCGTCGTCGAGCTcaagcggcggcgatggcgacggTGCCGCGAGGGGAAACGCCGATCGGAAGCCGGCCGCCGAGGCAGC GAGCAtggagccggcggcggcgaaaAAGGGGCAGAAGCGGGCGCGGCAGCCGCGGTTCGCGTTCATGACCAAGAGCGAAATCGACAACCTGGAGGACGGCTACAGATGGAGGAAGTACGGCCAGAAAGCTGTCAAGAACAGCCCTTTCCCAAG GAGCTACTACAGATGCACCAACAGCAAATGCACTGTGAAGAAGCGCGTGGAGCGGTCTTCAGACGACCCCTCCGTGGTGATTACCACCTACGAAGGCCAACATTGCCACCACACCGCCTCGTACCAGCTTGGTGGAGGCGGTGCCACGGTGCAGATCCATAGCGCGGCCGCCGTCGCGCTTGCGGAGCAAATGCCATCGTTCGTCCCGGCGCAGCAGCCCTACAACTTGCCACCGTTGCACCCACAGAGTTCTCCTACCTCGGCATCGACATCTTTGCAGCATCTGAACGGCAGCGAGGAGCTGCGGCGGACAAGCTACAGCCCAAGGGTGTCCATGGCGCGatcgccgccgtcgtcgtcgccatcAGTGCCTCCTGCCATTACAGTTGAGAAGGCGGGGCTACTGGACGATATGGTGCCTCATGGAGTAAGACATAGATGA
- the LOC133915407 gene encoding alpha-1,4 glucan phosphorylase L isozyme, chloroplastic/amyloplastic-like isoform X1 translates to MATALPPPQLATAFHPLAAAAGGGGGLLVGGSGGGVAPGRGRGRQRRVAARGLASDRGVQGPVSPEEGLPSVLNSINSSAIASNIKHHAEFTPLFSPEHISPLKIYHATSKSVLDALLINWNATYDYYNKMNVKQAYYLSMEFLQGRALTNAIGNLELTGEYAEALKQLGQNLEDVASQEPDAALGNGGLGRLASCFLDSLATLNYPAWGYGLRYKYGLFKQIITNDGQEEVAENWLEMGYPWEIVRHDVSYPVKFYGKVVEGTDGRKHWIGGENIKAVAHDVPIPGYKTRTTNNLRLWSTTVPSQDFDLEAFNAGDHTKAYEAHLNAEKICYVLYPGDESPEGKVLRLKQQYTLCSASLQDIIARFESRAGDSLCWDDFPSKVAVQMNDTHPTLCIPELMRILIDVKGLSWNEAWSITERTVAYTNHTVLPEALEKWSLDIMQRLLPRHVEIIETIDEELINNIVSRYGTADTSLLKKKLKEMRILDNVDLPASIAKLFVKPKEEKDSPAKSKQKLPVKSLDTIAEVEEKTELEEVEAEVLSETIEEMVESDDVEAEKEDSEDELDPFVKSDPKLPRVVQMANLCVVGGHSVNGVAEIHSEIVKQDVFNSFYEMWPSKFQNKTNGVTPRRWIRFCNPELSTIISKWIGSDDWVLNTNKLAELKKFADNEDLQSEWHATKKANKMKVVSLIREKTGYIVSPDAMFDVQVKRIHEYKRQLLNILGIVYRYKKMKELSAKERIKSFVPRVCIFGGKSFATYIQAKRIVKFITDVAATVNHDPDIGDLLKVVFVPDYNVSIAEMLIPATELSQHISTAGMEASGTSNMKFVMNGCILIGTLDGANVEIREEVGEDNFFLFGAQAHEIAGLRKERAQGKFVPDPRFEEVKEFVRSGIFGTCDYDELMGSLEGNEGYGCADYFLVGQDFPSYIECQEKVDEAYRDQKLWTRMSILNTAGSSKFSSDRTIHEYAKDIWDISPVILP, encoded by the exons ATGGCGAccgccttgccgccgccgcagctcgCCACCGCCTTCCacccgctcgccgccgccgccggcgggggcggggggCTACTCGTGGGAGGTTCTGGCGGCGGGGTCGCGCCGGGGCGGGGCCGAGGGCGGCAGCGGAGGGTCGCGGCGCGGGGCTTGGCGAGCGATCGGGGCGTGCAGGGCCCCGTCTCGCCCGAGGAAG GGCTTCCAAGTGTGCTAAATTCCATCAACTCTTCTGCCATTGCATCAAACATCAAGCACCATGCAGAGTTCACACCCTTGTTCTCTCCAGAGCACATTTCGCCCCTAAAGATTTACCATGCAACTTCTAAAAGTGTTCTTGATGCGCTGCTAATAAATTGGAATGCAACATATGATTATTACAACAAAATGAACGTAAAGCAAGCATATTACCTGTCCATGGAGTTTTTACAG GGAAGAGCACTCACAAATGCTATTGGCAACCTAGAGCTAACCGGAGAATATGCAGAAGCACTAAAACAACTTGGACAAAACCTAGAGGATGTTGCTAGCCAG GAACCAGATGCTGCCCTTGGCAATGGTGGTCTAGGCCGTCTGGCTTCTTGTTTTTTGGATTCTTTGGCAACCCTAAATTATCCAGCATGGGGATATGGACTTCGCTACAAATATGGCCTCTTTAAGCAGATCATAACAAACGATGGTCAGGAGGAGGTTGCTGAGAATTGGCTAGAG ATGGGATATCCTTGGGAGATTGTAAGACATGATGTCTCCTATCCTGTGAAATTCTATGGTAAAGTGGTTGAAGGCACTGATGGGAGGAAGCACTGGATTGGAGGAGAAAATATCAAGGCTGTGGCGCATGATGTCCCTATTCCCGGCTACAAGACTAGAACTACTAACAATCTTCGTCTTTGGTCAACAACAGTACCATCACAAGATTTCGACTTGGAAGCTTTTAATGCTGGAGATCATACCAAGGCATATGAAGCTCATCTCAATGCTGAAAAG ATATGCTACGTACTGTATCCAGGGGATGAATCACCAGAGGGTAAAGTTCTCCGCTTGAAGCAACAGTATACATTATGTTCAGCATCCCTACAGGATATTATTGCTCGTTTTGAGAGTAGAGCTGGTGATTCTCTCTGCTGGGATGACTTCCCCTCCAAAGTTGCAGTGCAGATGAATGACACTCATCCAACACTATGCATTCCCGAGTTAATGAGAATACTGATTGATGTTAAGGGGTTGAGCTGGAACGAGGCATGGAGTATTACAGAAAG AACCGTGGCATACACTAACCATACAGTGCTTCCTGAAGCTCTGGAGAAGTGGAGCTTGGATATAATGCAGAGACTTCTACCTCGACATGTTGAGATCATAGAAACAATTGATGAGGAG CTGATAAACAACATCGTCTCAAGATATGGAACCGCAGATACTTCACTATTAAAAAAGAAGCTGAAAGAAATGAGGATTTTAGACAATGTTGACCTTCCAGCTTCTATCGCCAAACTATTTGTTAAACCTAAAGAGGAAAAGGATTCTCCTGCTAAATCAAAGCAGAAATTACCTGTTAAATCTTTGGATACTATTGCTGAGGTTGAGGAGAAAACTGAGTTGGAAGAAGTGGAGGCAGAAGTTCTATCTGAGACGATAGAGGAAATGGTTGAATCTGATGATGTTGAAGCAGAAAAAGAGGATTCTGAGGACGAGTTAGATCCATTTGTAAAATCTGATCCCAAGTTACCAAGAGTTGTCCAAATGGCAAACCTCTGTGTTGTCGGTGGACATTCAGTAAATGGTGTAGCTGAAATTCACAGTGAAATTGTGAAACAGGACGTGTTCAACAGCTTTTACGAG ATGTGGCCAAGTAAGTTCCAGAATAAAACAAATGGAGTGACTCCCAGGCGTTGGATCCGGTTTTGTAATCCTGAATTAAGTACAATAATTTCAAAGTGGATAGGGTCTGATGATTGGGTTCTTAACACTAACAAACTTGCAGAACTGAAGAAG TTTGCTGATAACGAAGATCTGCAATCAGAGTGGCACGCTACGAAAAAGGCTAACAAGATGAAGGTCGTCTCTCTTATAAGGGAGAAGACAGGATATATTGTCAGTCCCGATGCAATGTTTGATGTGCAG GTGAAAAGGATACATGAATATAAACGGCAGTTGCTAAATATCCTTGGAATTGTCTACCGCTACAAGAAGATGAAAGAATTGAGTGCAAAAGAAAGAATAAAGAGCTTTGTTCCAAGGGTATGCATATTTGGTGGGAAATCATTTGCCACATATATACAGGCAAAACGGATTGTTAAGTTTATTACAGACGTTGCAGCTACTGTCAACCATGATCCAGATATTGGAGATTTGTTGAag GTTGTATTTGTTCCAGATTATAATGTTAGTATTGCCGAGATGCTCATTCCTGCCACTGAATTGTCTCAGCATATCAG TACTGCTGGAATGGAAGCTAGTGGGACCAGCAACATGAAGTTTGTAATGAATGGGTGCATTCTTATTGGAACTTTGGATGGCGCGAATGTGGAAATCAGAGAGGAGGTTGGAGAGGATAACTTTTTCCTTTTCGGTGCACAGGCACATGAAATTGCTGGTCTGCGGAAAGAGAGAGCTCAGGGAAAG TTTGTGCCTGACCCAAGATTTGAAGAGGTCAAGGAATTTGTCCGCAGTGGTATCTTTGGGACTTGCGACTATGATGAACTGATGGGTTCTTTGGAAGGAAATGAAGGTTATGGGTGTGCAGATTATTTTCTCGTTGGCCAGGATTTCCCCAGTTACATTGAATGCCAGGAAAAAGTTGATGAAGCATACCGAGATCAGAAA TTATGGACAAGGATGTCTATCCTCAACACAGCTGGCTCATCCAAGTTCAGCAGCGATCGGACAATCCATGAGTATGCCAAGGACATCTGGGATATCAGCCCTGTGATCCTGCCCTAG